From Mytilus edulis chromosome 9, xbMytEdul2.2, whole genome shotgun sequence, the proteins below share one genomic window:
- the LOC139489500 gene encoding calcyphosin-like protein isoform X1, with protein sequence MYTNFKREMAERGQELIEGMRESCLQKGCGGIKLLSVIFRHMDKDFSKRLTRSEFKQGVVAFGLTDLSDIDTEMLFQCFDKDDNDTIDFDEFFRRLRPPLKKSRESTVNKAFDQVDVNKDGVIQMDDLKVFYTANAKNHPKYLSGEWTLDQTLRSFLDSIDSPDDPDGVVTREEFLDYYAGVSATIDDDSYFVMMMRSCYGLPQR encoded by the exons ATGTATACGAACTTCAAGAGAGAAATGGCCGAGAGAGGGCAAGAACTTATAGAAGGAATGAGGGAGAGTTGTCTGCAGAAAGGGTGTGGAGGAATAAAACTTTTATCCGTTATATTCAGACATATGGATAAGGATTTTTCCAAAAGGCTTACTAGAAGCGAGTTTAAACAAGGCGTTGTAGCCTTTGGACTGACTGATTTATCGGATATAGACACAGAAATGTTATTTCAATGTTTCGATAAGGACGATAATGACACGATAGACTTTGACGAGTTTTTCAGACGACTCCGTCCACCTTTGAAAAAGTCCAGAGAATCAACGGTTAACAAGGCGTTTGACCAAGTGGATGTAAATAAAGATGGTGTAATACAAATGGATGACCTGAAAG tGTTTTACACAGCCAATGCCAAGAATCATCCAAAATACTTGTCAGGAGAATGGACATTAGACCAAACACTGCGAAGTTTCTTGGATAGCATCGATTCTCCCGATGACCCGGATGGAGTTGTGACACGTGAGGAATTTTTGGACTATTACGCAGGCGTGAGTGCTACGATTGATGACGATTCGTATTTTGTTATGATGATGAGGTCATGTTACGGTCTACCTCAACGTTAA